One Hordeum vulgare subsp. vulgare chromosome 4H, MorexV3_pseudomolecules_assembly, whole genome shotgun sequence DNA window includes the following coding sequences:
- the LOC123449747 gene encoding ABC transporter G family member 45-like translates to MTEYSRGAEQAPETRARPPPPLTHEDNRRFLEMLREKKERLGVGVEKVEVRFEELTVEADVRVGRRTLPTLLNCVLNAAQELATYSHMCTTRKKPIKIINGVSGTIRPSRMTLLLGAPGSGKTTFLKALAGKLDSSLKLKGKVMYNGEEVNFSTPQYMHAYISQYDLHNAEMTVRETIDFSSKMLGTNNAFGMLGEGIRRKYGLINKVDEDIDSFTKDTTFGEASNLTTNYIIKILGLYDCADTLVGDELRRGISGGQKKRATIGEMLVGLARCFFMDDISTGLDSSTTYEILKFVQQMTHLMDLTMVISLLQPPPETLELFDDIILLCEGQIVYHGPRENAIHFFGIMGFKCPERKNVADFLQEVTSKMDQKQYWMGDENKYQYRPIEKFVESFHSSYLPQLIEDNHYMTNNTRENKVIKTSETHRISRWDIFKACFLREVLLLKRNSPLHIFKTVQTVVLAFVISTIFLRTNMNHKNVLDANKYMGSLFIAIVIVNMNGMTEIAMTIKRLPTFYKQRELLALPGWALLSSIFLISIPMSLVETFLWTSLTYYVIGYAPSFLRFFQQFMVLFATHQMSMGLYRFLAAIGRTQVMANMLSTTAVIAMYIFGGFVISKDNLQPWLQWGCWISPFTYAQNAVALNEFLDERWATEFYYTNANTVGEAILKIRGLLTNWHWYWICVSILFAFSMVFNVLTIFALEFMKSPHKHQVNTSATKSKLICKNYKIGTGNASSGQVVLPFQPLSIVFDHINYFVDMPKEMMKYGVTEKKLQLLQDVSGVFRPGVLTALMGITGAGKTTLLDVLAGRKTGGYTEGSIRIAGYPKKQDTFSRISGYCEQNDIHSPNLTVHESLQFSAWLRLPSNVKSHERNMFIDEIMDLVELTGLKNAMVGQAGATGLSAEQRKRLTIAMELVASPSIIFMDEPTTGLDARAAAIVMRTIRKTVDTGRTVVCTIHQPSIEIFESFDELLLMKRGGQIIYNGSLGPLSSNMIKYFEDIPSVPRIKEGQNPASWVLDISSHTMEYEIGVDYAEIYRSSYLYRDKMLLIDELGHPTPNTEDLYFPPGYWQNFMAQCMACLWKQRCAYWKNLEHNGVRFLNTFVVSIMFGVVFWKIGSTITQEQDVFNILGVVFGSALFLGFNNCIGLQPVVIMERVVLYREKASGMYSTLAYTIAQMAIELPYILVQVLVFSSIVYPMTGFQMTTVKFFWFVLYMVLSFMYYTLYGMMTVALTPNLEMAAGLSFLIYVFWTVFSGFIIGRELIPIWWRWVYWANPAAWTVYGLMFSQLGDRTELISVPGQPDQTVQEFLEGYLGIEGRYFYLITYLHLAIIAIFAFLFFIFVKHLKFEWR, encoded by the exons ATGACGGAGTACAGCAGGGGCGCGGAGCAGGCGCCGGAGACGAGGGccaggccgccgccaccgctCACCCATGAGGACAACCGCCGCTTCCTCGAGATGCTCCGCGAGAAGAAGGAAAG GTTGGGGGTCGGCGTAGAGAAGGTGGAGGTGAGGTTCGAGGAGCTCACCGTGGAGGCCGACGTGCGCGTGGGCCGCCGCACGCTGCCGACGCTGCTCAACTGCGTCCTCAACGCTGCCCAG GAATTGGCAACATATTCACACATGTGTACCACAAGGAAAAAACCCATCAAAATTATAAATGGAGTGAGCGGGACAATTCGTCCATCACG GATGACACTTCTTCTAGGAGCACCTGGCTCCGGGAAAACAACTTTTTTGAAAGCACTTGCAGGGAAGTTGGATTCCTCTTTGAAG CTCAAAGGAAAGGTCATGTACAATGGAGAAGAAGTGAATTTCTCAACACCTCAATATATGCATGCTTATATTAGCCAGTATGATCTTCACAATGCTGAGATGACCGTTAGGGAGACGATTGATTTCTCTTCCAAGATGTTGGGAACCAATAATGCATTTG GTATGCTAGGAGAAGGAATAAGAAGGAAATATGGTCTCATCAACAAGGTGGACGAGGATATCGACTCATTTACGAAG GATACCACCTTTGGAGAAGCAAGCAATCTTACAACAAACTATATTATCAAG ATACTTGGTTTATATGATTGTGCTGATACCCTAGTGGGGGATGAGCTGAGAAGAGGCATATCAGGAGGACAAAAGAAAAGAGCCACAATCG GAGAGATGCTAGTTGGTTTGGCAAGATGCTTCTTTATGGATGATATATCAACAGGTTTAGATAGCTCCACTACATATGAGATTCTAAAATTTGTCcaacaaatgactcatctgatggATCTCACCATGGTTATTTCGCTGCTACAACCACCACCTGAGACATTGGAATTATTTGATGACATTATCCTATTATGCGAGGGTCAAATTGTGTATCATGGTCCTCGAGAAAATGCTATCCATTTTTTTGGAATAATGGGATTCAAATGTCCCGAACGGAAGAATGTAGCTGATTTCCTTCAAGAG GTGACCTCCAAGATGGATCAAAAGCAATACTGGATGGGTGATGAAAATAAGTATCAATATCGGCCAATAGAAAAGTTTGTAGAATCCTTCCATTCTTCCTATCTACCACAACTTATAGAAGATAATCACTACATGACGAATAATACAAGAGAAAACAAGGTGATCAAAACAAGTGAAACTCACAGGATCTCCCGGTGGGATATTTTCAAAGCATGCTTTTTAAGGGAAGTATTGCTTCTCAAAAGGAACTCCCCACTTCATATATTCAAGACTGTACAAACAGTTGTTCTGGCTTTCGTGATTTCAACAATTTTCCTTCGAACAAATATGAACCATAAAAATGTACTTGATGCCAACAAGTACATGGGGTCCCTCTTTATAGCAATTGTGATAGTAAACATGAATGGCATGACTGAGATTGCAATGACAATAAAGCGACTCCCCACATTCTACAAGCAAAGGGAGTTACTAGCATTGCCGGGATGGGCACTTCTTTCTTCAATTTTCCTTATCAGCATCCCAATGTCACTAGTAGAGACATTTCTTTGGACCAGCTTAACCTACTATGTGATTGGCTACGCACCTTCCTTTCTGAG ATTTTTCCAGCAGTTTATGGTCCTTTTTGCGACACATCAAATGTCAATGGGCCTCTATCGTTTCTTAGCAGCAATAGGAAGGACACAAGTAATGGCAAACATGCTAAGCACCACAGCCGTTATAGCAATGTACATATTCGGAGGCTTCGTCATATCTAAAG ATAATCTTCAACCATGGTTGCAGTGGGGGTGTTGGATATCCCCATTCACTTATGCACAAAATGCTGTTGCCCTAAATGAGTTCCTTGACGAAAGATGGGCTACT GAATTTTACTATACAAATGCTAATACAGTTGGTGAAGCTatcctcaagatcagagggttgcTCACAAATTGGCATTGGTATTGGATTTGTGTCAGCATTTTATTCGCGTTCTCGATGGTCTTCAACGTCCTCACTATATTTGCTTTGGAGTTCATGAAGT CTCCACACAAGCATCAAGTTAACACTAGTGCAACAAAGTCAAAGCTGATTTGCAAGAACTACAAGATTGGAACTGGCAATGCATCATCTGGTCAAGTTGTCCTTCCATTTCAGCCTCTTTCCATTgtatttgatcatatcaactattttGTAGATATGCCCAAG GAGATGATGAAGTACGGAGTAAcagagaaaaagcttcaactactACAAGATGTAAGTGGTGTTTTCAGGCCAGGAGTATTAACAGCTCTAATGGGGATCACTGGTGCTGGAAAGACAACATTGCTCGATGTATTGGCTGGAAGAAAAACCGGAGGGTATACTGAAGGTAGTATTCGGATAGCAGGATACCCAAAGAAGCAAGACACATTTTCAAGGATCTCGGGCTATTGTGAACAGAATGATATTCACTCCCCTAACCTTACTGTGCATGAGTCACTACAGTTCTCTGCTTGGCTTCGACTGCCTTCAAATGTTAAATCTCATGAAAGAAAT ATGTTTATAGATGAAATAATGGACCTAGTTGAATTAACTGGATTGAAGAATGCCATGGTGGGCCAAGCAGGAGCAACCGGCCTGTCAGCCGAGCAGCGGAAAAGGCTAACAATAGCCATGGAGTTAGTAGCTAGCCCTTCCATCATATTTATGGATGAGCCGACCACTGGTTTGGATGCTCGTGCTGCAGCAATTGTCATGAGAACAATAAGAAAGACAGTAGACACTGGACGAACTGTTGTATGCACAATACATCAGCCAAGTATCGAGATATTTGAATCTTTTGATGAG CTTTTGCTTATGAAAAGAGGCGGTCAAATCATATATAATGGTTCATTAGGTCCTCTATCCAGCAACATGATCAAGTATTTCGAG GATATACCTAGTGTTCCTAGAATAAAAGAGGGACAAAACCCAGCATCATGGGTATTGGATATAAGTTCACACACAATGGAATATGAGATTGGAGTGGACTACGCAGAAATTTACCGGAGCTCCTACTTATATAG GGACAAAATGCTTCTAATTGATGAGCTTGGGCACCCAACACCGAACACGGAGGATCTATATTTTCCCCCAGGATACTGGCAAAATTTTATGGCACAATGCATGGCTTGCCTATGGAAACAAAGATGTGCATACTGGAAAAACTTAGAACACAATGGTGTTCGGTTTCTAAACACATTTGTTGTATCAATTATGTTTGGAGTTGTATTCTGGAAAATTGGCTCAACCAT AACACAAGAACAAGATGTATTCAACATACTAGGTGTTGTATTTGGATCAGCACTTTTCTTGGGCTTCAATAATTGCATCGGTTTGCAACCGGTTGTGATAATGGAGAGAGTTGTTCTTTATCGAGAAAAGGCGTCAGGCATGTACTCCACCTTGGCCTACACCATAGCTCAG ATGGCAATCGAATTGCCTTACATCCTTGTCCAAGTACTCGTATTTTCCTCGATTGTATACCCAATGACTGGGTTCCAGATGACCACCGTAAAGTTCTTTTGGTTTGTCCTCTACATGGTGCTAAGCTTCATGTACTACACACTTTACGGGATGATGACAGTGGCACTAACACCTAACCTTGAGATGGCCGCTGGATTGTCCTTCCTTATCTACGTATTTTGGACTGTCTTCTCTGGCTTCATCATTGGAAGAGAG CTGATCCCGATATGGTGGAGATGGGTGTACTGGGCTAACCCAGCGGCATGGACAGTATACGGGCTCATGTTCTCACAACTTGGTGATCGTACGGAGCTGATCAGTGTGCCGGGGCAGCCGGACCAAACGGTGCAGGAGTTCCTCGAGGGCTACCTTGGCATCGAGGGCCGCTACTTCTACCTTATCACCTACCTGCACTTGGCCATCATCGCCATCtttgccttcctcttcttcatctttgTCAAGCACCTAAAGTTCGAGTGGAGGTAG